The proteins below come from a single Kosakonia sp. SMBL-WEM22 genomic window:
- the rplI gene encoding 50S ribosomal protein L9 produces the protein MQVILLDKVANLGSLGDQVNVKAGYARNFLVPQGKAVPATKKNVEYFEARRAELEAKLADVLAAANARAEQINALGTVTIASKAGDEGKLFGSIGTRDIADAVTAAGVKVAKSEVRMPNGVLRTTGEHEVDFQVHSEVFAKLTVNVVAE, from the coding sequence ATGCAAGTTATTCTGCTTGATAAAGTAGCAAACCTGGGTAGCCTGGGTGATCAGGTTAACGTTAAAGCGGGCTACGCTCGTAACTTCCTGGTACCGCAGGGTAAAGCTGTTCCGGCTACCAAGAAAAACGTTGAGTATTTCGAAGCACGTCGCGCTGAGCTGGAAGCCAAACTGGCTGACGTTCTGGCGGCTGCTAACGCTCGTGCTGAGCAAATCAATGCACTGGGCACCGTTACCATCGCGTCTAAAGCAGGCGACGAAGGTAAACTGTTCGGTTCCATCGGTACCCGCGACATCGCTGACGCTGTAACTGCAGCTGGCGTTAAAGTGGCGAAGAGCGAAGTTCGTATGCCGAACGGCGTTCTGCGTACCACCGGTGAGCACGAAGTGGACTTCCAGGTTCACAGCGAAGTATTCGCTAAGCTGACTGTAAACGTAGTTGCTGAGTAA
- a CDS encoding DMT family transporter — MHSPLPTPVFARRHVAYACATLCCLLWGSSYPAIKSGYELFHIATDDIPSKVVFAGYRFLFAGALLLLFALAQRKPIARLSAAQFGQLTLLGLTQTSLQYTFFYIGLAYTTGVNGSIMNATGTFFSVLLAHFIYHNDKLSYNKTLGCVLGFAGVMLVNFHRGLADFRFVWQGDGFVILAAFILSAATLYGKRISQTVDPTVMTGWQLAIGGLALLAGGYLTGGTLAVDSAAAVAVLAYLTLLSSVAFALWSALLKVNRVSMIAPFNFVIPVAGSVLSAIFLGENILEWKYAVALVLVCTGIAWVNKRAG; from the coding sequence ATGCATTCCCCTCTACCCACCCCCGTTTTTGCCCGTCGTCACGTCGCTTACGCCTGTGCCACGCTCTGCTGTTTGTTATGGGGTAGCTCCTACCCGGCGATCAAAAGCGGCTATGAACTGTTCCATATCGCCACCGACGACATCCCCTCCAAAGTGGTGTTTGCCGGTTACCGCTTTCTCTTTGCCGGGGCGCTACTGCTGCTGTTCGCGCTGGCACAGCGTAAACCTATCGCCAGGCTGAGCGCTGCGCAGTTTGGGCAGCTAACTTTGCTCGGGCTGACCCAGACCTCGCTGCAATACACCTTCTTTTATATTGGCCTTGCCTATACGACGGGGGTGAACGGGTCGATCATGAACGCCACAGGCACCTTCTTCAGCGTGCTGCTGGCGCACTTCATCTATCACAATGACAAGCTGAGCTACAACAAAACGCTCGGCTGCGTGCTGGGCTTCGCTGGCGTGATGCTGGTGAACTTCCACCGCGGGCTGGCGGATTTCCGCTTTGTCTGGCAGGGCGACGGCTTTGTCATTCTGGCGGCGTTTATCCTCTCTGCCGCTACGCTGTATGGTAAGCGTATTTCACAAACGGTTGATCCGACGGTGATGACCGGCTGGCAGCTGGCGATAGGCGGTCTGGCGCTGCTGGCGGGCGGCTATCTGACGGGCGGCACGCTGGCGGTAGATAGCGCAGCGGCGGTGGCGGTGCTCGCCTACCTGACGCTGCTCTCCTCGGTTGCCTTTGCCCTGTGGAGCGCGCTACTGAAAGTGAACCGTGTCAGTATGATCGCACCCTTCAACTTTGTCATTCCGGTGGCAGGCTCGGTGCTGTCGGCCATTTTCCTCGGCGAGAATATTCTGGAGTGGAAATACGCTGTCGCGCTGGTGCTGGTCTGTACGGGGATCGCGTGGGTCAATAAGCGCGCCGGGTAA
- a CDS encoding LysM-like peptidoglycan-binding domain-containing protein, with the protein MPGRFELKPTLAKIWHAPDNFRLMDPLPPLHRRGLILAALLVIIGFLLPTTDESVPQRSGEARDAQLDLPASPDVTPPQVVNDPQLNAPSAEASMQQQETIEQQPSSEQPPATEQNSQPLATNSGIDQQWRTYRVGEGKTLAQLFRDHNLPPTDVYAMAKVEGDGKPLSNLQSGQMVKIRQNANGVVTGLTIETSGQQVLFTRQPDGSFIRAR; encoded by the coding sequence ATGCCCGGGCGATTTGAACTGAAACCTACCCTTGCGAAGATCTGGCATGCCCCGGACAATTTTCGCCTGATGGATCCGCTCCCGCCCCTTCACCGCCGCGGCCTGATTCTGGCGGCGCTGCTGGTCATTATCGGCTTTCTGCTGCCGACAACGGATGAGAGCGTGCCACAGCGCAGCGGTGAGGCGCGCGATGCGCAGCTCGATCTCCCCGCTTCGCCTGATGTTACGCCGCCACAGGTGGTCAACGATCCGCAGCTCAATGCGCCCAGCGCGGAAGCATCGATGCAGCAGCAGGAGACCATTGAGCAGCAGCCCTCGAGTGAACAGCCGCCAGCCACTGAGCAAAACAGCCAACCGCTGGCGACCAACAGCGGGATCGATCAGCAGTGGCGCACCTATCGGGTGGGCGAAGGGAAAACCCTCGCGCAGCTCTTCCGCGACCACAATCTGCCGCCAACGGATGTCTACGCGATGGCGAAGGTTGAGGGCGACGGCAAACCGCTCAGCAACTTGCAAAGCGGCCAGATGGTGAAGATCCGCCAGAATGCCAATGGCGTGGTCACCGGCCTGACGATTGAGACCAGCGGCCAGCAGGTGCTCTTTACCCGCCAGCCGGACGGCAGCTTTATCCGCGCCCGCTAA